The genome window ATGTCGGAGGCGGATACCGAGGCGTATGCTGCATCCAAGGGAGGGATCGTTGCCTTGACGCATGCGATGGCGGTGAGTCTGGGGCCGGATGTGCGCGTCAACTGCATCAGTCCCGGCTGGATTGAAACGCGACCGGATGCGCAGCACAGCGAGGCCGACCGGCTTCAGCATCCTGCCGGTCGAGTCGGTGTGCCGCAGGACATCGCTGAGATGACGGAATATCTGCTGACCGCCGGCTTCGTGACCGGACAGAATTTTGTAATTGATGGCGGGATGACGAAAAAGATGATCTATGTTGATTAGCGTTGCAAATAAAGATGGGCGCAGCCGATGGCGTCGGAGAGCGCTTCGTGGTGCTGCAGTGCAATTCCGAGACGTTCGCAGCAGGCGTTGAGTTTATACGGAACAAACCCTTTTGCTTTGTAGATTCGCATGGTGCACTCCCAGCGTTCTTTCAGGCCAAGTTCTTCGTAGTTAAGACCATAATGTTCCATGGTGCGCCGAAGAACGCTGCGGTCAAACGATTCGTTGTGAGCCACCAGCTTGCGGTTCTGCAGCCGCTGTCTGATTTCCGGATACAGATCCGCAAAGGTCGGCGCGTTTTCGGTGTCGACGGGGCGAATCCCGTGTACGCCGATGTTCATTCCGAAGTACTCATTGCCCGGCGGCTGGATCAGTGAATAGAACTGCTCCGTGATTGCTCCGTTTTTAACGGTGACGATGCCGACTGCGCAGGCGCTGCTGCGTCTGCCGGTGGCGGTTTCAAAATCGATGGCTGTAAAATTCATGCGGCTTTCTTTCGTGAGTTATCTTTTCCCCAGCGGACGATGAGTGCGTGGTATTCATTGAAAAGCTGGACCTCGACCGGCAAGGCGTCAGTGAAAAATGTTGCAATGTTGTGGTATGAAGATTCGGACTCTTTTTTGTATCCGTAATGCGCGAGCAGGCGGCGTGTATAAGCGTCGACAACAAAAACAGGGCGTTTTGCGGCATAGAGCAGCATGCAGTCGGCGGTTTCAGGGCCAATGCCTTTTACCCCCAGCAACTGGTTGCGCAGGTCCGGCGTGTTGAGTTTGAACAGCCGATCAACGGAGCCGTATTCGGCAATCATGCCGGAGAGTGCTTTGAGACAGGCGGCCTTCTGGTTGAAATAACCGGCCGGGCGAATCCACTCGGCGATCTGTTTGACTGATTTTTTTTGCAAGGTTTGGAAATTCAGCGCGGAATTTTTCCGAAGGTTGGAAGACGCTTTTTCGACGTTGGTCCAGGCGGTGTTCTGGGTGAGAACGGCGCCAATCATCATTTCGGCCCGTGTGCGCGCGGGCCACCAGTTCTGCGGGCCGTGGGCGGCGAAGAGCGAGTCATAGATTTTAGGGATCGATAGGGGCTGTTTGTTTAAAGCAGTCATTTGGTTGTGTGCTGAAATCCTGTGCCTGTGAGGATGCATGGAGTTGGGGCGGGAATCAATGGGAATGATTGTGCGGCATTTTTTTTTCGGACAGTTTTGGATTGAATGGCGGCGAGCTTTCAGTATTTTTATATTAGAAATCGATTTCATATATATTATTACTGTTGTTGTTGTGGAGTGCAGGGTGAAAAGACGAGTGGTTGTGATGATGACGGATACGCAGCGCAAGGATATGGTGAGCTGCTACGGGAATCCGGAGATGAAAACGCCGAATCTGGATCGGCTGGCCGCGGAGGGCGCGCGGTTTGAAAAGGCATATACCTGCCAACCGGTCTGTGGACCGGCGAGGGCAGCTCTGTTTACCGGAACCTGGCCGCATATCAACAACGGCTGGAGCAATTCGATGGCGCTGGATGCCAGAACCCGGACGTTGGGGCCGCGGGCTCAGGCAGAGGGATTGCATACGGCTTATATCGGCAAATGGCATCTTGACGGCGGTGACTATTTTGGAGATGGAATCTGCCCGGAGGGGTGGGATCCGGATTACTGGTATGACATGAAACGTTATCTTGACGAGCTGTCCGCTGAAGAGCGGATGGCGTCGCGCAGGGAGGAAACCAACCTCATCGGCGATGGTGTTCAGGAGGGGGATACGTTCGGGCATCGGGTTGCCGACCGCGCCGTGGATTTTCTCGAAAAGCATGGAGAGAATGATTTTCTGCTGGTGGTTTCCTTTGACGAGCCGCATGACCCGTTTCTTGCTCCGCAACGCTTTATTGATATGCATAAAAACACGCGTTTGCCATGGCGGAAAAACATGACGGACCCGCTGGCGGACAAACCCGAGCATCAGCGCGTCTGGGCCGGCAGTCGAATGGAGCAGGATCGCGAGGATCTGGATCTGGCGTATCGGAATTTCTTTGCCTGCAACTCGTTTGCGGATTATGAGATCGGGCGGGTGCTGGATGCGATTGACCAGCATGCTCCGGATGCGCTGGTGGTTTATACCTCGGACCATGGCGATATGCTGGAGAGTCACCGAATTATAAATAAGGGACCGGTGATGTATGATGAGATCACCAATATTCCGTTTATTGTCCGCTGGCCGGGCGTGATTCCTTCGGGATCGGTCAGCGAGAATCTGATTTCCCATATTGATGTTGTGCCGACGGTTCTCGACGCCATTGGCGCTTCAGAGGTTCCGAAGGTGCTTCACGGCAAAAGCATGGTTCCGATGTTTGGAAATCTGTCTGAATCGAGCAGTGACGAAATTTTTGTCGAGTTCGGACGCTATGAAATCGATCATGATGGGTTTGGCGGATTCCAGCCGGTTCGCTGTGTCCGCAATGATCGCTATAAGCTGGTGATCAATCTGCTTTGTACGGATGAGCTGTATGATATGCAGGAGGATCCGGAAGAAATGGTGAACCTGATTGAGAACCCGGAGCATGTTCCGGAGCGCGACAGCCTGCACGACAAGCTGATCGAGTGGATGAATGAAACACGCGATCCGTTCCGGGGTTATTACTGGCAGCGCCGACCCTGGCGTGCGGATGCGCCATCTGCAACGTGGGAGTTCACCGGATGCACACGTCAGCGCGAGCCGGATACCGGGGAATCCCGTCAGCTGGATTATGATACGGGAATGCCGATGAGTGAGGCGGTCCGGCACAAGAGACCATGTTTTTAATGAACGCACAGCGTTCTCTATAAAACAGAGATAAAAGGAGAGGTGTATGAAAAAGTGGATAATTACAGTATGTTTACTGATCGTCAGTATGTCGGTTGCACGGGCCAAGATTGTCTTTCAGGATGATTTTTCCGGTGCTGCAGGGATGGCAAAAGATAACATCAGTCCTGAAGTTTCGTGGGACGCATATGCTGATGCGGGGGCGGCGCTGTTGGATGGCGAAGGCCGTTTGTATTCCAATGATTCTGCATTGGATAGTGCCAACTGGCGCCTGTTAGGCGGAACGGTGGATGATGCATGGGCAAATGCTGATGTCATTAAATATACGGTCGTTATGCGTACGCCGACGGCAAACTACATCAATATCGGGTTTCAAAATACGAATGTTAATGGTCTGGAATCGGCTGCTGCTGAGGCTGGTCCCTTTGTTCGTTTCAGAAGTGTCGGGAATATCAACCTGTATGGTGGTGATGGTGTAGATCTGAATCTTTCCAAGACCTTCCTCGCGGCATATACCGGAGGAAGTGTGGTGACAGCCGAGGTGAGTTATGTAGTGGCGGATCAAACCGTTGATATTGCTATCAACGGGGTGACACTTGGAACAAATCTTAAAATCACTCAGACCCTGGGTACGGTTGAGAGTACGCCGACGCTGTTCAGTCTTCAGATTAACTTCAAGAATCAGGATACGGTGGAGAATGGCGGAGCATACATTGACAGTCTTACCGTTGAGACATTCGATTCTGTTTTGGTGAAGGACACGGTTTTTCAAGACGATTTTTCCGGGGCGGCCGGAACGGCAAAAGACAATATCAGTCCTGAGGTGACCTGGGATGGATATACCGGAGTCGGACTGGCGGTGCTGGACGGCGCCGGGCGCCTGTATTCAAACAATTCCCTTTCTCGGGATGCAAACTGGCGCCTGCAGGGCGGCGTTGTTTCGGGAGATGGGTGGACGGATGCAGACGGAGTCAGGTTTACGGCGACGGTTCGTACCCCGACCAACAATAATGTGAACATCGGGTTCCATGATTTCAATGCCAACGGACTGATTAATGTCTCCAGCGGGGGGGGGCCGTATGTGTGCCTGACGAGCGTCGGCAATGTTCAGGTTTACGGGGGAGAAGGTTCTGAAAACCAGATCGGCGGCTATGTGGGGCTCTATACGCCGGGCGATGTGGTTACGGTGGAGTTTACGTACTGGAAAAGTTCCCAGACATACGATTTGTCTTTGAACGGGTCTGTGGTGGCGACAGGTATCGATGTCGTTCATACGATCAGCGGTGCTTCAGAGGTTCCGGTATTGGAGTATTTCCAGATTAACTTCAATCTTCAGGATTCTGTGGAGAACGGAGGAGCTTATGTGGAAGACCTTGCGATTGAGACGGTCGAGGTTATTTACGTAGATGCTCCTCCAGGGGTCATTCCTGAATTTGTTTCTGTAGAGGCTGTGTCGGGAAATATCCTTAAGCTGCTGGTTCATACTTCGGCAGATGCTCTTTCCGGTCAAACCATTGTTGGTCGCAGTTCACTGTCTGAGGGCGGATGGACAAACATTCCCTTTGCAAACAGTTCCAGTGGACCTTTTTGGATCACGAACCTGACCTACTCTGCGGTTGAGGGAACAAATTATGCAGTTTTTGTGGAAACTGACAGTCCGACAGGCTTCTTCGGTGTTGAGTGAACAGTTCGGTCGAAAGAGTGAATGATCCGATATGCTGTACAGAACGGGCAAGTTGACCCGCCCGTGCTTCGACAGGATTTAGAGCAACTGATGTTCATCGGATCGGTTCGGACGGGATGATAGTCAGACGCGCAGGCGTCTGACTATCTGAACAAGAGGTTATTCAAAAACCAAAGGTTTAGAAATGAATATTTTCTGTTCGATATGGATGGGGATGCTTGTTGTTCTTTCATCCAGTTCTTCTCCGGCGACTACTCTGCAGGAAATTATTTTGGAGAAGTATTCAAATGGCGATAATCCGATTATTATCCCGCCAGGAACGTATACGGAAACCACCACTACGGTGATTGAAAATCTAACTGGGTCGGCGGGAGATCCTCTGGTTATTAATTGTCAGGGGGTTTATAAAAATTTGAATGCAGAGAACGGCTATAAGTCTGCTTTGATCATGAGAGACTGTTCTTATGTGCGTTTAGAAGGGCTTCGAGTAGACTATACTCCATTGCCGTTAACCCAGGGACGAATTACAGATATAGACAGCGGTTCCACGACTGTTGAAATTCATGAAGGATATCCTCTGCCTGAGATCGGAGGAAACTGGGAGGGCAGCAGCTTCAATTTTGTGGTCAACCCATTAACAAGATATATTAAGGCGGATGCCAGGAATTTGTCTTTTACGAACTGTACTTTTGTTGGCGGGCGGAAGTACTGCTTTTCACATCAGGCTCTCGATGTGGACAATCGAACGACCAATGATTTGATGCGTGTTGCGTTGATTCCGTTAAAAGCGCATGGCATGCAGCTCATCCGGTGCAGTTATATGGATCTATATGATGTTCAGGTCCGGACAGCTCCCGGATTCGCCATATTGGATAAACAGGGGAATTCCAACCGTTATGAAGACGTCAAGGTGAACCAGGGGCCGGCTCCGGCCGGTGCTGTGGAAGGTCGTATTTTTTCTTCATTACGCGATGGCATGCATTTTTCCTGCTGTGAAACCGGCCCGGTTGTAACCAACTGCACGGTAGCTATGACAGGAGATGACGGCATTACTGTTCATGGGTTTACTGCTGCTGTTGTTTCCAATGTGGCAAACAGTACAACTGTTTATCTGAAGCCGTCTGTGCTGTTGTATGACCGTTTTGGAAATGGGGTTAATTATGTTCAGGGCGACAGTATGCTCTTTTATAAGGCTGATTCGGAAAGTCGTTTTGGTAATCGACAGGTTGTTTCAGTGACGGGGCCGGATGCTAATCACATATATACAGTTACTTTGAATGATACAATTTCACTGCAGAGCGGGGATGTGGCAGATAATCTGTCCAGACAGGGAAGTGGTTTTGAAATTGTTGGATCAACAGTCCGCGACACAGCGTCGCGCGGTATTGTGGTTAAGTCCCGACTGGGCAAAATCGGTGGAGAGAGCCCGGGGCAGGGCAATCTTGTTGCTTATACGTTTCTGTCCGGCATTCACCTTTTGGGAACTTTCAATGGAGACCGCGGAGACATAACCGCCGGCGAAGGAGCATTTTCGCGGAATATATATATCGGTAACAATACGATTAAGCATTCCAATCTCGGGAATACATCTGTTGACTGGTATTGCGGGGCGATTAACGTAAGTAACCAAGGTGCGGATTCCTGGGGAGCCAATGGCCACAAGATCATTACGATTGAATCAAATAAAATCTATAATGCGACTGCTGTGAACATTCAAATCGCTTTTTGCAATGATGTGGATGTAGTGGGAAATGAGTTTTATACCCCCTTTCAATATGCAGGGTATACCGTGGGAGACGGGGGCGTTCGGAGCGTCAATAATCACTCGCTTGTTTTTTTAGATAGAGTTGACGATGTTTATCTGAATAACAACAGCGTTTATGATCCACCTGCATCAACTTATGATTTCTGTGACTTCAATTCGAATACAGTCAGCAATATTTCTCCGGCGGATCCGGACGGTGCATTTGAATTAAAATGAGCAGAGTACGATAGATAATAGCGGCGTGCGGCTGATCGGATATTGATATAGGTGCACTTCTCCGGCAGATATGCCGTTTGCTGTCAGTCTATTCCTGATGGTGGATGGATAACGGATTTGGGAATCAGCATTTTCTGAAGATTTGAGGAACACATTAAATGATAAATAAAAGTACGAAATTGTTTGGAGTTACAATGTTGGCGACGCAGGTGCTGAATGCAGCCCCACCCAACATCGTTTTTGTTCTGGTTGATGATCTCGGTACCGGGTGGACTTCTCCTTATGCATCCCGGCTGACCGTAGATGATATTGAACCCGAAGTGTGTGAGTGGTACGCCCGGGAACGGGGAAAGGGAATGGCAGTCAGCAAGGATGCTCACCTGACTGCTGCGCAGAACTGTATGCCGTTTTTATCAAAGCTTGCCGCGGACGGTGCGGTTTTTACCCGCTGTTTTTCGTCGGCTAATCTTTGTGCTCCGAGCCGGGCGGGACTGCTGACCGGAACTTTTCAGCAGCGATGGGGTGCATATGCTAACCTGGACATTACCCTTTTTGGTCTTCCGGGCGATAAGGCTCTGCTGTCGGAATCACTGCATGCGGCGGGATATCAAACCGGGATGATCGGGAAATGGCATGTCTCCAGAGTGGATCCTGCCCTGAAGGGACAGGCTGGCGGCGATACATCCTGCCTGGATGGAGAGCATCCGTTGGACCGGGGCTTCGATTATTATTTTGGATATAATTCCCACGCGATCAGTTATTACGAATCCAAAGACCTTTGGGAAAACCGGACGCTGCTTCCCGCCCGTCCGGCGGGGGAGTTCCTGACGGATCTGCTTTCCGAAAAAGCCTGCGAGTTTCTCTTGTCGTCCCTGAGCAGTCATCAGCCGGTTTTTTTATATTATGCTCCAATGACGGTGCACGGGCCGCTGGTGAATGCGCCGTCTCAATATACGGAACCGTTTAAGACCGGTATCCCTTTCTCAGATAATTTTGCAGGGCATCTCTTGGCGCTGGATTCCGGTATCGAACAGATTTTCCAAACATTGGAAACATCCGGCCAGCTCACAAATACGCTGTTCATTTTTTCTGCGGATAACGGATGTTCCAGTTATAACGTGCCGCCCCAGAATGCTCCGAACCGCGGAGGGAAAGGCAACGGATGGCTGGGCGGGCTGAATGTTCCGCTGATTGTCTGGGATCCAGGCCGCGTGCTGCCCGGCTACAATGACGAAATCGTGAGCCTTTGCGACGTGATGCCGACGCTGCTTGATGCCGCCTCCGCTCCGGTTCCGGACGGTATTGATGGAAAAAGTCTTTGGCCGTTCCTGTGCGGGGATTCAGAAAACGGGCCGCGTGACTCGCTGGGGTCGACAGGGTTGCATGCGTCGCACTGGTCCTATTTTTATGAGGCCGAGGGAGAGATTAACAATTCGGATGCGGAGCGTTCTCCGCTGTATACGTGGATGCTTTACGACAATGATATGCTGTTGACTCGAATCTCAGAAACCCCTTCTGGACTTTATGAAAAACTTCCCGACGGACTCCCGTCGCGGACGCTGCTTCATGATCTTTCTGCGGACCGCCATCAGCGAGTGGATCTCAGTGATAAAATGCCTGAACGGGTGAAAGAATCTGAACGGGATATTTCCCGCTGGGTTTCCGAAATGAAGCCGCCCTTGCGGGCCCATCTGAACGATTATCAGTGGCTTCTGGGTGCGACTCGGGATGCCTCGGGGCTTCCGTCCTCCATGCACTCATCGATGTCTGTATCGGCAGAAGGTTTCTTTCAGGATTTTCAGTCAGGCACGTCGATCTATGAATATACAACCACTGGATATCCTTTTACGAACCGATTCAGTGGAATCTCTGGCGGAGTTATTGCCAAGGAGGGAGCCAATCAGTTTCTTCGGTTGACTGGCAATGTGGCCGACATGGGGTTCTGGCGGGCCGGGCGTCTGGCCGGCAACGACTTGTGTGGTGCCCCTTTAAGCAGTATGAAGGTGACGATGGATGTGAACTTTTCCGGGTTTACAGCCCGGTCGTTTTCCTTTGTGATCGGGTCTGGATTTGCGCACGGTGTCGGAACCGGTGCGGCTGTCAAAGGTCAGGAAATTTTCGGCCGGTTGCTTTTTTCCGGAAGCTCTTCGGGATGGACCCTGAACGGGGCCGCCGGCGCAGATGCCGAATGGCAGAAACTCAGTGTGTACCTGAATGACACCGGTAACCGCCTGACATATTCTGCGCCGGACGGAGTTTTATATGCTCTGGAAGACCGCCGGTACGACGTTTGGCTGGATCAGTCCCGGGTTTCCGCAGGAGCCGCTGCCGAGGAAGAGGCTGCTTTGCTGAGCAACATGAAACTGGGGATTGGCATGGCTGTTCCCGGAGTTTTTTCAATCGACAATATCGTGATCGAATCCATTCAGGATGAAAGTGAGTAACTAAAAAGAGCGTGATTTAGAAGATCAGCTGTATGATGACACCTCCAGTTGACGCCGCCCGTCCCGCAGTGGAATTTTTCAACGCATGAACAGAAAAAAGGAAATTATGATTTCAAAAGTAAAACCAGCCCGATTGGTTGGGAGTGGAACCGTTTGTGTCTGTGCGGGTCTGCTTCTGGCCGGATGCATGTTGCAACCATCTGAAGTGCGCACCTTTATTCCGGAAGAATTCGGTGCGGCAGGAGATGGTGTTCACGACGACAGTTTGGCTCTGAAGGAAGCCCTGGCTGCCATGCGACATTCTTCCGGCCCGGTCCGTCTGGTTTTTTCGGAAAAGACCTATCGCCTTGGGAAACAAACGGATAGTGATGCGCAGTTTGATTTATCGGGCATGAGTAATGTCGAAGTGGACGGGCGGGGTGCAACCCTGATCTTGAATCCTGTTAATGGTGTGGCCCGTTTTTTCAACAGTCGGAATGTTACCTTTAAAAACTTTGTGATTCAGCATGACCCGTTGCCGTTCATGCAGGGAACTGTTGTTTCTGCGGACAAGGCGGACGGCAGTTTTCTCTGGGAAATTCAGGACGGTTTTCCTCTTCCGCCTTCCGGGCAGTGGATGAAAAAGAACGGACATTTTTTTGATAATCCGGCAGCTTCACTGCCGAACGCTGACGAATGGGAAACCCGCAACGGCCCCGGCGGTCCATGGCAGTGGGGCATTGTCATTGAGGCTGAGTCGCGCAGGCTCAAGCCTGATTTCCCGAACCATTTATTTGTGGATTCGGTTGTGCCGGTCGACGGTAATGACTCTCGAATCTACCGGGTGTCTGTTGCGGAGCCCTATAGAAAACATATAAAGGACCTTTCTTCCGGCGAACGCTTTGTTCTTCCACGGTTTCGACGGACCAAAGAAGAGTTTTTCAGCCTGAAAGACAGGGGTTGGATGTATGAACAGAATGTTCAGATTCGTAAATCATCAGATATTAAAGTGGAGAATGTCACGTTTTATTCGGCTCGCCCTGGAATGGTTTTCGGCATCAGGCACAATATTGGACCGGTAACTGTTCGAGGCTGTACGGTCACCTGGCTGCCCGGATCGGATCGAGTGATTGCCTCCTGGCGGGACGGCACGCACTGCAAAAATAACCGGATCGGGCCGCTGATTGAAAACTGTCGCTTTGAAGGACTGTTTGATGACAGCATCAACCTCAGTGCGGATGCCGTAATGGCAAAAAGAGTAATTGCGCCGAATCAGTTTGAACTGACCTCATCCGGTTTTGAGCCGGGCGATCAGGTCGGTGTATTTCGGCCGGACCAGGACAGTTGGGATACCGGATTTTCAGTGGTTGAGTCGGATGGAGCAATCGTCATGCTGAACTGCCCGGTCGATGGAATCATTGTCGGTGAAATGCGGCCGAAGAAAGATGTGGAATCCACACAATTCTACAACCTGAGCTGTGCCAATGACGGCTTTATTGTTCGCAACAACTTTTTCGGGATCCAACGCCGGCATGCGGTGCTGGCGCGCTGTCGCGGACTGATCGAAAATAATGTGATCGATGGAGTGTGCGGCCGGGCGTTGGAGTTCTGCAATGAATTCGGATCGTTCTATGAAGGTCCGTTCCCGCGCGGGCTTCGCGTTTGCGGAAACCGGATTTCCAATACGGCATGGGCACCGGTTGTTATTAGGACAAAAGGCCCGGTCGGTATGGGGCCGGTCACTGGGGATATTCTGTTTGAGGACAATGAAATTTTCTTTGATGATGGAGCTCCCGTCGAAGTGGAGTGTTCAGAAAATGTCACATTCAAAGGGAACCGGTTTTTCCGAACGGACGGGACGCCGGTGTCAGGCACGGAGGCGGTTGAAACGAATGCTGCGTGTCGGGACATCCGGCTGCTGCCGGCAGATGGGTGATCAGGCTGTTTCGTTTTGCAGGGCCGTTGTAATTTGGGTGGCGCAGTCTTTGACCTGTCGCGCCAGTTCCGGAATTTTGTCTTTTGACATTCGGGAAGAGGGGCCGGTGATCCAGACGACCGCCAGCGGATAGCCGAATCGGTCGAGGATCGGTGCGCTGACGCAGTGCATTTCTTTCATCCATTCGCCCAGCCCGAGGGCGCAACCCTGTTCTTTTACTTTGGCCAGTTCCGTTTGGAGATCTTGTTTGCCGGTAATGGTTTTGTTCGTATATTTTTTCAACTGCAGTTTGTTGATGATTTCTTCCTGTTCATCTTCTGGAAGGAACGCCAGCAGGGCTTTGCCGGGAGCTCCGACGTGGAGGATGATCGGCTCGCCGATGTCATGGAGGAATTTAAATGGATGCAGTCCGGGATATTCCAGAATGGCGACCCCGCGGGCTTTGTTTGGCAGCAGCACTCCCAGCAGTGCGGTTTCTTTGGTGACGTTGCGAAGCTGTCGGAGATAGGGGGCGGCAATCTCGGAAATATTTTTATCGCAGGTTCCGACGCTGGAAACGGCAAACAGCTTGCTGGACATCCGGATGCGCTTGGTTTGTTCATCCCGCAGAAAGTATCCCTTGTCGATCATCGTCATCGAAATGCGGAAAACGCTGGTCGGCGATGCGCCGATTTCGTCTGCAATTTCCTTGAGCGTCAGGCCGTCCGGATGTTCCTTGAGCAGCTCGATAATAATCAGCGCTCTTTCCAGGTTTGGCACTTTATACTTGGAATTGATTTTATTCATGGTGAATAGAATTAACTCAGAGAACCTGTCGCGCAAAGAGTTTTAAGCGCCCATGGCCTGAATCATTTCCCGAACGGCGTTTTCGAGACCGATGAATACGGCGCGGGCAACGATGCTGTGACCGATGTTGAGCGTGTCGAGGTGCGGCACTTTCAGAATGCCGGGAAGGTTGTCGAGATTGATGCCGTGTCCGGCGTTGACCTGCAGTCCAAGTGAGTGCGCGTATTCTGCTCCATCAACCAGTTTTTGCAGCAGTTCTTCTTTTTCTTTGGGCGAGGTGGCGTCGCAGAAGGATCCGGTATGCAGTTCAACAACGCGCGCGCCGGTGTCGGCGGAGGCTTTCAGAATCTCTCTGTTGGCTTCGACAAAAAGGCTGACCTCACTGCCGTTCTGCTGCAGGCGCCGGACGGTATTTTCCAAGGTTTGGAAATTTCCGATGACGTCCAGTCCGCCTTCTGTTGTCAGTTCTTTCCGTTTTTCGGGTACCAGGCAGACTTCTGCCGGTTTAATGTCCAGAGCGATCTGGACGATTTCTTCCGCATTGGCCATCTCGAGGTTGATCGGAAGCGGGCAGTGCTCGCTGAGCCGGT of Tichowtungia aerotolerans contains these proteins:
- a CDS encoding 3'-5' exonuclease, whose protein sequence is MNFTAIDFETATGRRSSACAVGIVTVKNGAITEQFYSLIQPPGNEYFGMNIGVHGIRPVDTENAPTFADLYPEIRQRLQNRKLVAHNESFDRSVLRRTMEHYGLNYEELGLKERWECTMRIYKAKGFVPYKLNACCERLGIALQHHEALSDAIGCAHLYLQR
- a CDS encoding sulfatase family protein, whose protein sequence is MINKSTKLFGVTMLATQVLNAAPPNIVFVLVDDLGTGWTSPYASRLTVDDIEPEVCEWYARERGKGMAVSKDAHLTAAQNCMPFLSKLAADGAVFTRCFSSANLCAPSRAGLLTGTFQQRWGAYANLDITLFGLPGDKALLSESLHAAGYQTGMIGKWHVSRVDPALKGQAGGDTSCLDGEHPLDRGFDYYFGYNSHAISYYESKDLWENRTLLPARPAGEFLTDLLSEKACEFLLSSLSSHQPVFLYYAPMTVHGPLVNAPSQYTEPFKTGIPFSDNFAGHLLALDSGIEQIFQTLETSGQLTNTLFIFSADNGCSSYNVPPQNAPNRGGKGNGWLGGLNVPLIVWDPGRVLPGYNDEIVSLCDVMPTLLDAASAPVPDGIDGKSLWPFLCGDSENGPRDSLGSTGLHASHWSYFYEAEGEINNSDAERSPLYTWMLYDNDMLLTRISETPSGLYEKLPDGLPSRTLLHDLSADRHQRVDLSDKMPERVKESERDISRWVSEMKPPLRAHLNDYQWLLGATRDASGLPSSMHSSMSVSAEGFFQDFQSGTSIYEYTTTGYPFTNRFSGISGGVIAKEGANQFLRLTGNVADMGFWRAGRLAGNDLCGAPLSSMKVTMDVNFSGFTARSFSFVIGSGFAHGVGTGAAVKGQEIFGRLLFSGSSSGWTLNGAAGADAEWQKLSVYLNDTGNRLTYSAPDGVLYALEDRRYDVWLDQSRVSAGAAAEEEAALLSNMKLGIGMAVPGVFSIDNIVIESIQDESE
- a CDS encoding pyridoxine 5'-phosphate synthase, yielding MNKPLKLGVNIDHVATLRQARGTDYPDTLEAAETCAQAGAVSITAHLREDRRHIQDADVYRLSEHCPLPINLEMANAEEIVQIALDIKPAEVCLVPEKRKELTTEGGLDVIGNFQTLENTVRRLQQNGSEVSLFVEANREILKASADTGARVVELHTGSFCDATSPKEKEELLQKLVDGAEYAHSLGLQVNAGHGINLDNLPGILKVPHLDTLNIGHSIVARAVFIGLENAVREMIQAMGA
- a CDS encoding sulfatase-like hydrolase/transferase, with translation MKRRVVVMMTDTQRKDMVSCYGNPEMKTPNLDRLAAEGARFEKAYTCQPVCGPARAALFTGTWPHINNGWSNSMALDARTRTLGPRAQAEGLHTAYIGKWHLDGGDYFGDGICPEGWDPDYWYDMKRYLDELSAEERMASRREETNLIGDGVQEGDTFGHRVADRAVDFLEKHGENDFLLVVSFDEPHDPFLAPQRFIDMHKNTRLPWRKNMTDPLADKPEHQRVWAGSRMEQDREDLDLAYRNFFACNSFADYEIGRVLDAIDQHAPDALVVYTSDHGDMLESHRIINKGPVMYDEITNIPFIVRWPGVIPSGSVSENLISHIDVVPTVLDAIGASEVPKVLHGKSMVPMFGNLSESSSDEIFVEFGRYEIDHDGFGGFQPVRCVRNDRYKLVINLLCTDELYDMQEDPEEMVNLIENPEHVPERDSLHDKLIEWMNETRDPFRGYYWQRRPWRADAPSATWEFTGCTRQREPDTGESRQLDYDTGMPMSEAVRHKRPCF
- a CDS encoding right-handed parallel beta-helix repeat-containing protein, which produces MISKVKPARLVGSGTVCVCAGLLLAGCMLQPSEVRTFIPEEFGAAGDGVHDDSLALKEALAAMRHSSGPVRLVFSEKTYRLGKQTDSDAQFDLSGMSNVEVDGRGATLILNPVNGVARFFNSRNVTFKNFVIQHDPLPFMQGTVVSADKADGSFLWEIQDGFPLPPSGQWMKKNGHFFDNPAASLPNADEWETRNGPGGPWQWGIVIEAESRRLKPDFPNHLFVDSVVPVDGNDSRIYRVSVAEPYRKHIKDLSSGERFVLPRFRRTKEEFFSLKDRGWMYEQNVQIRKSSDIKVENVTFYSARPGMVFGIRHNIGPVTVRGCTVTWLPGSDRVIASWRDGTHCKNNRIGPLIENCRFEGLFDDSINLSADAVMAKRVIAPNQFELTSSGFEPGDQVGVFRPDQDSWDTGFSVVESDGAIVMLNCPVDGIIVGEMRPKKDVESTQFYNLSCANDGFIVRNNFFGIQRRHAVLARCRGLIENNVIDGVCGRALEFCNEFGSFYEGPFPRGLRVCGNRISNTAWAPVVIRTKGPVGMGPVTGDILFEDNEIFFDDGAPVEVECSENVTFKGNRFFRTDGTPVSGTEAVETNAACRDIRLLPADG
- a CDS encoding endonuclease III domain-containing protein, whose translation is MTALNKQPLSIPKIYDSLFAAHGPQNWWPARTRAEMMIGAVLTQNTAWTNVEKASSNLRKNSALNFQTLQKKSVKQIAEWIRPAGYFNQKAACLKALSGMIAEYGSVDRLFKLNTPDLRNQLLGVKGIGPETADCMLLYAAKRPVFVVDAYTRRLLAHYGYKKESESSYHNIATFFTDALPVEVQLFNEYHALIVRWGKDNSRKKAA
- a CDS encoding IclR family transcriptional regulator produces the protein MNKINSKYKVPNLERALIIIELLKEHPDGLTLKEIADEIGASPTSVFRISMTMIDKGYFLRDEQTKRIRMSSKLFAVSSVGTCDKNISEIAAPYLRQLRNVTKETALLGVLLPNKARGVAILEYPGLHPFKFLHDIGEPIILHVGAPGKALLAFLPEDEQEEIINKLQLKKYTNKTITGKQDLQTELAKVKEQGCALGLGEWMKEMHCVSAPILDRFGYPLAVVWITGPSSRMSKDKIPELARQVKDCATQITTALQNETA